Proteins encoded by one window of Halichondria panicea chromosome 8, odHalPani1.1, whole genome shotgun sequence:
- the LOC135340074 gene encoding EKC/KEOPS complex subunit Tp53rkb-like, protein MTLRFRKARRGPETTVTYHIEQMAVGSERLHPEWELVKQGAEGKIYRTTFFGKPTIVKERFVKSYRVPALDKKLTQKRMSQEVRSIARCRRGGVRAPAVYHVDFNKRLIFMECIVDGMTLRDYIRQLDMDKDSSALYEAVSIVGSIIAMMHNFDLIHGDLTTSNMIYDPAQKELTLIDFGLSSVSTLTEDKGVDLYVLERAFLSTHPNTELLFKALLESYSEKMDNSRAVIAKLDEVRMRGRKRTMVG, encoded by the exons ATGACATTACGATTCCGAAAGGCGCGGCGTGGACCCGAGACTACAGTGACATATCACATTGAGCAG ATGGCTGTAGGTTCAGAGCGACTTCATCCGGAATGGGAGCTCGTAAAGCAAGGTGCAGAAGGTAAAATTTATCGAACCACATTTTTTGGAAAGCCCACCATCGTTAAAGAACGATTTGTTAAATCATATCGTGTACCAGCCCTGGACAAGAAACTAACTCAGAAGCGAATGAGTCAAGAGGTTCGTTCAATTGCTCGATGTCGGAGAGGGGGTGTAAGGGCACCTGCTGTGTACCACGTTGATTTCAACAAGCGTCTCATCTTTATGGAGTGCATCGTAGATGGTATGACTCTCAGGGATTACATACGCCAACTGGATATGGACAAAGACAGTTCTGCACTGTACGAAGCAGTGTCAATAGTAGGGAGCATTATAGCAATGATGCATAATTTTGATCTCATTCATGGAGATTTGACAACATCCAATATGATATATGACCCAGCCCAGAAAGAACTCACACTAATCGATTTTGGTCTCAGTTCCGTGTCTACTCTCACTGAAGATAAAGGAGTGGATTTGTACGTCCTGGAAAGAGCGTTTCTAAGCACCCACCCGAACACAGAGTTGCTGTTCAAAGCACTACTGGAGAGTTACAGTGAGAAAATGGACAACTCGCGAGCAGTCATTGCCAAGCTAGACGAGGTGAGAATGAGAGGAAGGAAGAGAACAATGGTAGGGTGA
- the LOC135340067 gene encoding uncharacterized protein LOC135340067 → MATSSTSVSIKPTVSGFNDCISEDFDYIVIGSSFCALGFVEQLLKNNCTAKMLIIEKGSYCSDIESLSPADLGEKEKKTEEQSWKFKTADENGIIKEVRGVNCYVGGRSSFWKAWCPKPTREEMTGWPGTVIKLLDDYFPRAKELLSVKNVDKIKGDQFNRLQEVLFLQLQPLHKFTAITRVENAPLALVERNSEYGSHQKFSVVDSLRAKIKKFDNVKLLTECEVSKIIMDQDKASGLVTSKGTLPLGQAKLILAMSTLPSTILTLNSLSPAVHGIGTRFTGHFATYIFARVPCEGNYAAFALDPLPEHLELAAFYIAGVSEKSRHQFHIQLNAVSIAGNEKPNLDKMRHLLKTPKDEMIETCHNHIVFVCATLGQVDHNNPNNQFYLDETTGQQFLHFTANDTDKELWDTMDRTTFQVLEHLSPNQIEYWNSDFRKWQEGRPPKDQIQHKSLVHPASTMWISNDASSPVSLDYTVRGMDNVYLTGGALWPTAGSWNPTCAMTALAMHLADCLTAPNSKL, encoded by the exons ATGGCGACTAGTAGTACCTCTGTTAGTATTAAACCTACCGTGTCTGGTTTTAACGACTGCATTTCTGAGGATTTTGACTATATTGTTATTGGGTCTTCATTTTGTGCCCTCGGTTTTGTGGAGCAACTACTGAAGAATAACTGTACCGCTAAAATGCTGATAATCGAGAAAGGTTCCTATTGTTCTGATATTGAGAGCCTCAGTCCAGCTGACTTAGGggaaaaagaaaaaaagacgGAGGAACAATCTTGGAAGTTTAAGACAGCGGATGAAAATGGTATTATCAAAGAAGTACGAGGAGTGAATTGCTATGTGGGTGGACGATCTAGTTTTTGGAAAGCTTGGTGTCCAAAGCCCACCAGAGAAGAAATGACTGGATGGCCCGGAACAGTGATCAAGCTGCTAGATGATTATTTTCCTCGTGCCAAAGAGCTCTTGAGTGTTAAAAATGTGGATAAAATTAAAGGAGATCAGTTCAACCGACTTCAAGAGGTCCTTTTTTTGCAACTGCAGCCTTTGCATAAATTTACGGCAATAACAAGAGTTGAGAATGCTCCACTTGCACTTGTTGAGAGGAACTCAGA GTATGGCAGCCACCAAAAATTTTCTGTGGTAGATTCCCTCAGAGCAAAAATAAAGAAATTCGATAATGTGAAGCTGTTAACAGAATGCGAAGTGTCTAAAATCATAATGGATCAAGATAAAGCATCTGGACTAGTCACTAGCAAAGGAACACTTCCCCTCGGTCAAGCTAAACTCATCCTAGCAATGAGTACCCTACCTTCGACAATTCTCACTCTCAATTCTCTGTCTCCTGCTGTTCACGGTATTGGAACACGTTTCACTGGTCACTTTGCTACGTATATCTTTGCTCGTGTGCCGTGTGAAGGAAATTATGCTGCGTTTGCTCTTGACCCTCTTCCCGAACATCTTGAATTGGCTGCTTTTTATATTGCTGGTGTAAGTGAGAAATCTAGACATCAGTTTCATATACAGCTTAACGCCGTGTCCATTGCCGGTAACGAGAAACCAAATTTGGACAAAATGCGTCATTTGCTCAAAACACCGAAGGACGAAATGATTGAAACTTGCCACAATCACATTGTCTTTGTTTGTGCAACTCTTGGTCAGGTCGACCACAATAACCCAAATAATCAGTTTTATCTTGATGAAACAACCGGCCAACAATTTCTCCACTTCACGGCCAATGACACTGACAAAGAACTCTGGGATACCATGGATCGAACAACTTTTCAGGTCTTAGAACATTTGAGTCCTAACCAAATCGAATATTGGAACTCTGACTTTAGGAAATGGCAAGAAGGTCGTCCTCCAAAAGATCAAATCCAGCACAAGTCTTTAGTGCACCCAGCCTCTACCATGTGGATAAGTAATGATGCTAGCTCTCCTGTGAGTCTTGACTATACCGTGCGTGGTATGGACAATGTGTACCTTACTGGTGGTGCTCTGTGGCCAACTGCTGGGTCTTGGAATCCAACCTGTGCCATGACTGCACTGGCTATGCACCTAGCTGATTGTCTGACTGCTCCCAATAGCAAGCTGTAG
- the LOC135340199 gene encoding demethylmenaquinone methyltransferase-like — MKRLATLAKLSVRKPHTSQLTQAGNYECFSQYQKYAGMQLIKKLKIKSGSTVLDLGCGTGSLAKVLSTQVGANGRVIAVDPDEERLEIAVQKYSSANIEFIKANDKSFPLGNYDVVFCNDSIQWIRDKEGLYRRVYQNLLPGGCFAISTPDTSFPIPHIGKKLFDNLLSPGFLPRMNKQVMTYLSANDYKHMADNTGFQITSMTSENIALYWTDLDHYIDAMYGWFGGEFDPSQLHENALNQLRKESGYAPISLPEPIKKLEFVLSKFLDLV, encoded by the coding sequence ATGAAACGCCTAGCTACCTTAGCCAAGCTGTCAGTGAGGAAACCTCACACATCCCAACTGACACAAGCAGGAAACTATGAATGTTTCAGCCAGTATCAAAAGTATGCAGGGATGCAGCTGATCAAAAAGCTCAAAATAAAGTCGGGAAGCACTGTTCTTGACCTGGGATGTGGTACAGGCTCACTTGCAAAGGTACTGTCAACACAAGTTGGGGCTAATGGAAGAGTGATCGCTGTTGACCCAGATGAGGAGCGATTGGAGATTGCAGTGCAAAAATACTCATCTGCAAATATCGAATTTATTAAAGCCAATGACAAAAGTTTTCCACTTGGAAATTACGATGTTGTGTTCTGCAATGATAGCATACAGTGGATCAGAGATAAGGAAGGACTGTACAGACGTGTGTATCAAAATCTTTTACCTGGTGGCTGCTTTGCAATCTCAACTCCTGACACTAGCTTCCCGATTCCACACATAGGGAAAAAGTTGTTTGACAATCTGCTTAGCCCAGGTTTTCTTCCCCGAATGAACAAGCAAGTCATGACCTACCTCAGTGCCAATGACTACAAGCACATGGCAGATAATACCGGGTTCCAGATTACCTCCATGACATCGGAGAACATTGCACTGTATTGGACAGACCTTGACCACTATATCGATGCAATGTACGGCTGGTTTGGAGGAGAATTTGACCCGTCTCAGCTTCATGAAAATGCTCTTAACCAGCTAAGAAAGGAAAGTGGTTATGCCCCAATCAGTTTACCTGAGCCTATAAAGAAACTGGAGTTTGTTCTAAGTAAATTTCTAGATCTAGTCTAA
- the LOC135340075 gene encoding large ribosomal subunit protein eL6-like produces MAGKPHSPRNQVLLGGISRYSRSAMYRKRFLYKRKKVAAKADNPAEPLYRVKPIKGEDNGKTRDVLLKKSPRYYPTEDVKRRISSRKHPKPGKVRSSITPGTVLIILAGRHMGKRVVFLKQLASGLLLVTGPFCVNGFPLRRVCQSYVIATSTRLDISTLNIPEGVSDTYFTRSSSQKDKGGDLFADSKKSYLVSDERKEDQKSVDTQLLTLIKNVPSMRQYLSGRFSLKHGQYPHKMKF; encoded by the exons ATGGCTGGTAAACCTCATAGCCCAAGAAACCAGGTGCTTCTGGGAGGCATCTCCCGGTACAGTAGGTCTGCTATGTATCGAAAGAGATTCCTCTACAAGCGTAAGAAGGTGGCAGCCAAGGCTGATAACCCAGCTGAGCCTCTCTACAGGGTTAAGCCCATCAAGGGGGAAGATAACGGCAAGACAAGAGATGTCCTGTTAAAGAAATCG CCTCGTTACTACCCGACAGAGGATGTCAAGCGTAGGATCAGCTCTCGTAAGCACCCCAAACCTGGCAAGGTCCGCTCGTCCATCACTCCCGGAACAGTGCTCATCATCCTAGCAGGGCGACACATGGGCAAGAGGGTGGTGTTCTTGAAACAGCTCGCGTCTGGCCTTCTCCTAGTGACTG GTCCGTTCTGTGTGAATGGTTTCCCCCTAAGGCGTGTGTGTCAGTCATACGTCATTGCTACGAGCACTCGACTGGACATCAGTACTCTCAACATCCCTGAGGGGGTTAGTGACACCTATTTCACAAGATCCTCAAGCCAGAAGGACAAAGGAGGAGACCTCTTTGCAGACTCAAAAAAA TCCTACCTAGTCAGTGATGAGCGTAAGGAAGATCAGAAGAGCGTTGATACCCAGTTACTCACTCTGATCAAGAATGTGCCCAGTATGAGACAGTACCTCTCTGGACGATTCTCGCTCAAGCATGGACAGTACCCTCATAAGATGAAGTTTTGA